The Flavobacterium piscisymbiosum genome includes a region encoding these proteins:
- a CDS encoding nuclear transport factor 2 family protein: MKIESIVNAEIELLTAIKTADVATLDKMLHDDLLFNLPDGQTITKEFDLESYRSGKIKIETLEAADQIINVIEDTAVVSVIILLKGTYDNNPIANSFRYIRVWKQFGESLKVIAGSCVALQ, translated from the coding sequence ATGAAAATAGAATCTATTGTAAATGCTGAAATCGAACTTTTAACAGCAATTAAAACTGCCGATGTTGCAACACTGGATAAAATGTTGCACGATGATTTGCTTTTTAATTTACCAGACGGACAAACCATCACAAAAGAATTTGATTTAGAGTCGTACCGTTCAGGCAAAATTAAAATCGAAACACTAGAAGCAGCGGATCAAATCATTAATGTAATTGAGGATACAGCAGTAGTTAGCGTGATCATTTTATTAAAGGGGACATACGATAATAATCCCATCGCTAATTCGTTTCGTTATATAAGAGTCTGGAAACAATTCGGCGAAAGCCTAAAAGTAATTGCCGGAAGTTGCGTTGCTCTACAATAA
- a CDS encoding S41 family peptidase has protein sequence MKLNLKYLPIIIGATFALGIVIGSLMNAPVDDQLLAKNYSKTKLNKLIDFINNEYVDSINTDSIVNLTVDNILSKLDPHSVYIPPTEQAEVAESMKGDFVGIGINFYMYKDSVAIIKPIENGPSAKAGLKSGDRILFAGKTKLFGRRLPSDSLFSKLKGIKGSEIELTVFRKSEQKKLKFKVKRDIIPIKSVDASLLLDNKTGYIKINRFAETTFNEFKTGLTRLKQNGIESLIIDLRDNGGGYMEEAIAIADEFLKDKQLIVFTKNKNGTTEKTFATKAGSFETGKVYVLINENSASASEILAGAIQDSDRGTIVGRRSFGKGLVQREMDFNDGSAVRLTVARYYTPTGRSIQKPYKKGNEEYYKESESRIKSGELYAKDSIKVADSLKFKTPKGKIVYGGGGIVPDVFVPIEAEHGNENVAYLMQTGIVGHFVFEELDKNRDAFKGLHFNEFLAKMKNSDAYFKKFRTYILMTGLDLKLDKTKALVNRYITAEFARQLYGELYYYDVILKDDAMIKAVLNPKK, from the coding sequence ATGAAATTGAACTTAAAATATTTGCCAATCATTATCGGAGCTACTTTTGCTCTTGGTATAGTCATCGGAAGCTTGATGAATGCTCCCGTTGATGATCAGCTTTTGGCTAAAAATTACTCGAAAACCAAGCTGAATAAACTCATTGATTTTATCAATAACGAATATGTTGACAGCATCAATACAGATTCTATTGTCAATCTTACAGTAGATAATATCTTGTCGAAACTAGATCCGCATTCCGTTTATATTCCGCCAACAGAACAAGCTGAAGTAGCTGAAAGTATGAAAGGTGATTTCGTGGGAATTGGAATCAATTTTTATATGTATAAAGATTCTGTTGCGATTATAAAACCAATTGAAAACGGACCTTCGGCGAAAGCCGGATTAAAATCAGGCGACCGAATTTTATTTGCAGGAAAAACAAAGTTGTTTGGCAGAAGATTGCCTTCGGATAGTTTGTTTTCGAAATTAAAAGGAATAAAAGGTTCTGAAATTGAATTAACTGTTTTTAGAAAATCAGAACAAAAGAAGCTCAAGTTTAAGGTAAAAAGGGATATTATCCCTATAAAAAGTGTCGATGCTTCTTTGTTGCTCGATAATAAAACAGGTTATATCAAAATCAATCGTTTTGCCGAAACTACTTTTAATGAATTCAAAACCGGTTTAACCAGATTAAAACAAAACGGAATTGAATCGCTTATTATTGATCTTCGTGATAATGGCGGTGGTTATATGGAAGAAGCTATCGCAATTGCTGATGAATTCCTGAAAGATAAACAACTGATCGTTTTTACCAAAAATAAAAACGGCACAACCGAAAAAACATTCGCTACAAAAGCGGGAAGTTTTGAAACCGGAAAAGTGTATGTTTTAATTAATGAAAATAGCGCCTCGGCAAGTGAAATCCTGGCTGGAGCAATTCAGGACAGTGATCGCGGAACTATTGTAGGCCGACGTTCTTTTGGTAAAGGATTAGTACAACGAGAAATGGATTTCAACGACGGATCTGCCGTAAGATTAACCGTGGCGAGATATTATACACCAACCGGAAGATCGATTCAGAAACCGTATAAAAAAGGAAACGAAGAATATTATAAAGAATCAGAATCACGCATAAAATCAGGCGAACTTTATGCAAAAGACAGTATAAAAGTTGCAGATTCTTTAAAGTTTAAAACTCCAAAAGGTAAAATAGTTTACGGTGGCGGCGGAATTGTTCCTGACGTTTTTGTACCGATAGAAGCCGAACACGGAAATGAAAATGTAGCTTATTTGATGCAAACCGGAATCGTAGGACATTTTGTTTTTGAAGAATTAGATAAAAACAGAGATGCCTTTAAAGGTCTTCATTTTAATGAGTTTTTGGCTAAGATGAAAAACTCTGACGCATATTTCAAAAAGTTCAGAACGTATATTTTAATGACAGGTTTAGACCTGAAGTTAGATAAAACCAAAGCTTTGGTAAACCGCTATATTACTGCGGAATTTGCTCGTCAGCTTTATGGAGAGCTATATTATTATGATGTTATTTTGAAAGACGATGCCATGATCAAAGCCGTTTTGAATCCGAAAAAGTAA
- a CDS encoding deoxycytidylate deaminase, which translates to MEEKKLNKYDKAYLRIATEWGALSYCKRKQVGAIIVKDRMIISDGYNGTPSGFENCCEDEDGLTRWDVLHAEANAILKVARSTQSCEGATLYITLSPCKECSKLIHQSGIKRVVYHNGYRDDSGIQFLIKAGVEVEHIPVLEE; encoded by the coding sequence ATGGAAGAAAAAAAATTAAATAAATACGATAAAGCTTATTTGCGAATTGCGACAGAATGGGGAGCACTTTCCTATTGCAAACGAAAACAAGTAGGCGCCATTATCGTAAAAGACCGAATGATTATTTCTGATGGATACAACGGAACACCATCCGGTTTTGAAAATTGCTGCGAAGACGAAGACGGATTAACCCGTTGGGATGTTTTGCATGCCGAGGCAAATGCCATACTTAAGGTAGCAAGATCAACACAATCGTGTGAAGGGGCAACCTTATATATAACGCTTTCGCCTTGCAAAGAATGCAGCAAATTGATACATCAATCCGGAATAAAAAGAGTGGTATATCATAACGGATATCGTGATGATTCCGGAATTCAGTTTTTAATAAAAGCAGGTGTCGAAGTCGAACATATTCCTGTTTTAGAAGAGTAA
- a CDS encoding HupE/UreJ family protein: MSEFWIYFQIGLKHVLDIHAYDHVLFLIALTTPYLFKDWKRILLLVSVFTIGHTLALLLSVYGIIAIKVNTVEFLIPITILITAIFNLFTAGKTSKSDGLNLVFFVTLFFGIIHGLGFSNYFKTILGGSPSSKLLPLGEFALGIEAAQLVVVFVVLIISYIVQTVFRFSKRDWALVMSAFIIGVVVPMIIESPIWNR; encoded by the coding sequence ATGTCAGAATTTTGGATTTATTTTCAAATAGGATTAAAGCACGTTTTGGATATTCACGCTTATGATCACGTTCTTTTTTTAATTGCATTAACAACCCCTTATTTGTTCAAAGACTGGAAACGCATATTGCTTTTGGTTTCTGTTTTTACAATTGGTCACACATTGGCTTTATTGCTTTCGGTTTATGGAATCATTGCTATCAAAGTCAATACGGTCGAATTTTTAATTCCGATCACCATTTTAATAACGGCGATTTTTAATCTTTTTACAGCAGGGAAAACATCCAAAAGTGACGGGTTGAATTTAGTGTTTTTTGTAACCCTGTTTTTTGGGATTATACACGGACTTGGATTCTCTAATTATTTCAAGACCATTTTAGGAGGATCACCTAGTTCAAAATTACTACCTTTAGGCGAGTTTGCGTTAGGAATCGAAGCGGCTCAGTTAGTTGTAGTGTTTGTGGTACTAATTATATCCTATATTGTGCAAACCGTATTTCGTTTTTCAAAACGCGATTGGGCGCTTGTAATGTCGGCTTTTATCATTGGAGTTGTAGTTCCAATGATTATCGAAAGCCCAATTTGGAACAGATAA
- a CDS encoding TerB family tellurite resistance protein yields the protein MPFSELFDNEFKERNRGHFSAIVRVAFADGKINDEEQTFLDKIASTLQISEEEYKEILKDPWKHPINPPYLYTQRLERLYDLARMVHVDHHLGDQQEVMLTRMGLALGFTPGNVNYIVRKALSLVDKKVDLDTFLFEMENMNK from the coding sequence ATGCCATTTTCAGAATTATTTGATAACGAATTCAAAGAAAGAAACAGAGGCCATTTCTCTGCAATTGTTCGTGTAGCTTTCGCTGACGGAAAAATTAATGACGAAGAACAAACATTTTTAGATAAAATTGCTTCAACATTACAAATTTCAGAAGAAGAATATAAGGAAATCCTTAAAGATCCGTGGAAACATCCAATAAACCCTCCTTACTTATACACACAACGCTTAGAGCGTTTGTATGATTTGGCAAGAATGGTTCACGTAGACCACCATTTAGGAGATCAGCAAGAAGTAATGTTAACCCGTATGGGATTAGCTTTAGGATTTACTCCAGGAAACGTAAATTATATTGTTAGAAAAGCATTGTCTTTAGTAGATAAAAAAGTAGATCTTGATACTTTCCTTTTCGAAATGGAAAACATGAACAAATAA
- the fbp gene encoding class 1 fructose-bisphosphatase, whose product MEERNKTLGEFIIENQKAFQYSSGELSRIINSIRLAAKVVNYKVNKAGLVDIIGAAGEQNIQGEDQQKLDVYANEVFIQTLINREIVCGIASEENDDFITVQGSDNSHNNKYVILMDPLDGSSNIDVNVSVGTIFSVFRRITPIGTPVTSEDFLQPGINQVAAGYVIYGTSTMLVYTTGHGVNGFTLNPAIGTFYLSHPNMKFPQNGNIYSVNEGNYVHFPQGVKNYIKYCQREEEDRPYTSRYIGSLVSDFHRNMIKGGIYLYPTSSKAPKGKLRLLYECNPMAFIAEQAGGKATDGFGRIMEIQPTELHQRVPFFCGSYNMVEKAEQFMAEAL is encoded by the coding sequence ATGGAAGAACGCAATAAAACACTAGGAGAGTTTATTATTGAGAACCAAAAAGCATTTCAGTATTCGTCGGGGGAGCTTTCCCGAATTATCAACTCTATACGTTTGGCGGCCAAGGTCGTAAACTATAAAGTAAACAAAGCCGGATTGGTGGATATTATTGGCGCTGCAGGCGAACAAAATATTCAGGGCGAAGACCAACAAAAATTAGATGTGTATGCAAACGAAGTATTTATCCAGACGTTAATAAACCGTGAGATTGTCTGTGGTATTGCTTCAGAAGAAAACGACGATTTTATTACTGTTCAGGGGAGCGACAACAGTCATAATAATAAGTACGTGATCTTAATGGATCCGCTTGACGGATCTTCAAACATTGATGTAAATGTTTCTGTAGGGACTATTTTTTCTGTTTTTAGAAGAATTACACCTATCGGAACCCCGGTAACAAGCGAGGATTTTTTACAACCGGGAATCAATCAAGTTGCAGCAGGTTATGTAATTTATGGAACTTCGACCATGTTGGTGTACACAACTGGTCATGGCGTAAATGGTTTTACACTGAATCCGGCAATTGGTACATTTTACCTTTCACATCCTAATATGAAATTTCCACAAAACGGAAATATCTATTCAGTAAACGAAGGAAATTATGTTCATTTTCCGCAAGGAGTAAAAAACTATATTAAATATTGTCAGAGAGAAGAAGAAGACAGGCCTTATACTTCCCGATATATTGGAAGTTTAGTTTCTGATTTTCATCGAAATATGATCAAAGGCGGAATTTATCTGTATCCCACAAGTTCAAAAGCACCAAAAGGGAAGTTGCGTTTATTATACGAATGCAACCCGATGGCGTTTATTGCAGAACAAGCTGGAGGAAAAGCAACAGATGGTTTTGGTAGAATTATGGAAATCCAGCCAACAGAATTGCACCAAAGAGTTCCTTTTTTCTGCGGAAGTTATAATATGGTCGAAAAAGCGGAGCAGTTTATGGCAGAAGCTTTATAG
- a CDS encoding GNAT family N-acetyltransferase codes for MNIRKGNPEDMESVLGLIQELAIFEKEPEAVVITVEDLVRDGFGEKPLFNVFVAEIEDESSNKEIVGIALYYYRYSTWKGKTIHLEDLIVKEKMRGTGLGSALYAEIMKQGKKDNVRRVEWNVLDWNTPAVKFYESSGAKILEEWRVVQMDENGINSFLEKL; via the coding sequence ATGAATATTAGAAAAGGAAATCCTGAAGACATGGAATCGGTTTTGGGATTAATACAGGAGTTGGCAATATTCGAAAAAGAACCGGAAGCCGTTGTAATTACTGTAGAGGATTTAGTACGTGACGGTTTTGGTGAAAAACCGCTATTTAATGTTTTTGTGGCAGAAATTGAAGATGAATCAAGCAACAAAGAAATAGTTGGTATCGCTCTTTATTATTATCGTTACTCTACCTGGAAAGGAAAAACCATACATCTTGAAGATTTAATCGTAAAAGAAAAAATGCGCGGCACAGGTTTAGGATCTGCTCTTTATGCTGAAATCATGAAACAAGGCAAAAAAGATAATGTTCGAAGAGTAGAATGGAATGTTCTGGACTGGAATACTCCTGCAGTAAAATTTTACGAAAGCTCAGGTGCAAAAATCCTTGAAGAATGGAGAGTTGTTCAAATGGATGAAAACGGAATTAATTCGTTCTTAGAAAAATTATAA
- a CDS encoding aspartate kinase translates to MRVFKFGGASVKDADGIKNVYDVLQKVGYEDVILVVSAMGKTTNALEVVIKNYFEKSTELNSSVQEIKKYHNQILLDLFEDEKHEVFTAVKAQFSELEYFLAHNKSPNYNFVYDQVVSFGELISTTILSHYMNYRGIQTQWLDVRNFIKTNANYRDAEVDWETTQQLISKNVKRKILNITQGFLGADENNFTTTLGREGSDYTAGIFAYCLNAESVTIWKDVPGVMNADPRYFENASLLNQISYREAIELAFYGATVIHPKTLQPLQKKEIPLYVKSFINPLLKGTCVSKGVDLEPQYPCFIVKRNQLLISLSSIDFSFIMEENISEIFALFHEFKIKVNLIQNSAISFSVCVEDKFENFNELNAILSKKFKVDYNENVTLYTIRHFTENAAETVEANKTVLLKQVSRETMQIVTKEINN, encoded by the coding sequence ATGAGAGTATTTAAATTTGGTGGAGCATCAGTTAAAGATGCCGATGGAATTAAAAACGTATATGACGTTTTACAAAAAGTAGGTTATGAAGATGTGATTTTGGTCGTTTCGGCGATGGGAAAAACTACAAATGCTCTTGAGGTTGTCATCAAAAATTATTTTGAGAAATCAACAGAGTTGAATTCATCTGTACAGGAAATAAAAAAATATCACAATCAAATATTATTGGATTTATTTGAGGATGAAAAACATGAAGTTTTTACGGCTGTAAAAGCGCAGTTTTCTGAATTAGAATATTTCCTGGCACATAATAAATCGCCAAATTACAACTTTGTTTACGATCAGGTGGTAAGTTTTGGAGAATTGATTTCGACTACTATCTTAAGTCATTATATGAATTACAGAGGTATTCAGACGCAATGGCTGGATGTTCGTAATTTTATTAAAACGAATGCTAATTACAGAGATGCCGAAGTTGATTGGGAAACGACTCAACAATTGATCAGCAAAAATGTAAAACGCAAAATATTAAACATCACACAAGGATTTTTAGGTGCCGATGAGAATAACTTTACTACCACTCTTGGCCGTGAAGGTTCTGATTATACGGCCGGAATTTTTGCTTATTGCTTAAACGCCGAAAGTGTAACAATCTGGAAAGATGTTCCGGGAGTTATGAATGCGGATCCGCGTTATTTTGAAAATGCAAGTTTGTTAAATCAAATCTCGTATCGTGAAGCGATCGAGTTGGCTTTTTACGGTGCTACGGTTATTCACCCAAAAACTTTGCAGCCATTACAGAAAAAAGAAATTCCGTTGTATGTAAAATCGTTTATCAACCCGTTATTAAAAGGAACCTGCGTTTCCAAAGGTGTTGATTTAGAGCCGCAATATCCTTGTTTTATTGTAAAAAGAAATCAGCTTTTGATCTCGCTTTCATCAATTGATTTCTCTTTTATTATGGAAGAAAACATCAGTGAGATTTTTGCTTTGTTTCATGAATTCAAAATAAAAGTGAATCTGATTCAGAATTCTGCGATTAGTTTTTCTGTTTGTGTAGAAGATAAATTCGAAAATTTCAATGAATTGAATGCGATTCTTTCGAAAAAATTCAAAGTTGATTATAATGAGAATGTGACTTTATATACGATTCGTCACTTTACAGAAAATGCAGCCGAAACTGTTGAAGCAAACAAAACTGTTTTACTAAAACAAGTAAGCCGCGAGACGATGCAAATTGTTACGAAAGAGATTAATAACTAA
- a CDS encoding TonB-dependent receptor domain-containing protein: MRFPVSVFIYTYCLLFYALAIKAQSKPTIPEKITNQNNELTEVVIKRQNSLVKYSANGTIDVNVANTLLSTSSSVNELLGRVPNVIVAEGQISVLGKGEALIYLNGILINYERFAAIPVSQILKIEVISNPSSKYDAEGKAVINIITKKNIESGIMGTASQQVTVSEFAGTSTNTLLDFNYTKGKFSFITNYGLQLGKGRELLYTTRTRPNPEDYMRSELTTDWRRQFNNYSNFGFGLQYTFSEKNYISLAYSGNIEDLGGIVESRNSISNNVGNSFYATDIAKNDVLLNQFINLNYNAITDSKGSSLFIGTQYSNYNGIVKDFIDENSLVDERNTEKYLKNNVDNTIDIISIQADYSKKINENTKLETGAKFSNAKVQSGTDFLISDIENGEFEPDDQLSSDFKYVEKISAVYFNYGSSLGKKFNFSFGARGEWTSYNLHTTANGIQEFKKSYANFFPNVLLNMDVSDDLKAHVSYVSRITRPRYQGLNPFVIYQDPFTTIEGNPNLLPEKVHAFEIGVMYKKFDFRIGYSYKIDPISGAALRGDTPNSYILRSLNIEKEHTFFTSLSRSFTNKWWNSTNTISMNLSKSIDNFYEYALGPVKPQIYLYSNNTFTIPNLFKIQLLAWYLGDKSYGLRSENSRSTVTVGIERNFFKEALKLNFTANDIFHDFMVSGNYDVGQTEIYYHRTYTTNYFKLIATYSFGNSKKATYKKSEIEQSENNRAR, translated from the coding sequence ATGAGATTCCCAGTTTCTGTTTTCATTTACACCTATTGCCTTCTTTTTTATGCTTTAGCAATAAAAGCACAATCTAAGCCAACAATTCCCGAGAAAATTACAAATCAAAATAATGAGTTAACTGAAGTTGTCATCAAAAGACAAAATTCATTAGTAAAATATTCAGCCAACGGAACAATCGATGTAAATGTCGCTAATACGTTGCTATCGACAAGCAGTTCTGTAAATGAATTATTAGGCAGAGTGCCGAATGTTATTGTTGCAGAAGGGCAAATAAGCGTTCTCGGGAAAGGTGAAGCCCTTATTTACCTTAACGGAATTTTGATTAATTACGAACGTTTTGCTGCAATTCCGGTTTCACAAATTTTAAAGATTGAAGTAATCTCAAATCCTTCTTCAAAATATGATGCCGAAGGAAAAGCAGTCATTAATATTATTACCAAAAAAAATATCGAAAGCGGAATAATGGGAACTGCGAGTCAGCAAGTAACCGTTTCAGAATTTGCAGGAACGAGTACGAATACGCTTTTGGATTTTAATTATACAAAAGGAAAATTTTCCTTTATTACTAATTACGGATTGCAATTGGGCAAAGGCCGTGAATTATTGTACACAACCAGAACACGACCTAATCCGGAGGATTATATGCGATCTGAATTAACTACAGATTGGAGAAGACAGTTTAATAATTACTCTAATTTTGGGTTTGGATTGCAATACACGTTCTCTGAAAAAAATTATATCTCCTTGGCCTATAGCGGGAATATTGAAGATTTAGGCGGAATTGTAGAAAGCCGAAATTCCATCAGTAATAATGTTGGAAATAGCTTTTATGCCACGGATATTGCTAAAAATGATGTGTTGCTGAATCAGTTCATTAATCTAAATTATAATGCCATAACAGATAGTAAAGGTTCGTCGTTATTTATAGGAACGCAATACTCTAATTATAACGGAATTGTAAAAGATTTTATTGATGAAAATAGTTTGGTTGACGAACGAAATACTGAAAAGTATTTGAAGAATAATGTTGATAATACAATTGATATTATAAGTATTCAGGCAGATTATTCTAAAAAGATAAATGAAAATACAAAGCTCGAAACCGGAGCAAAATTTAGCAATGCGAAAGTACAATCAGGAACAGATTTCCTGATTTCTGATATAGAAAATGGGGAATTTGAACCTGATGATCAACTTTCGAGTGATTTTAAATACGTTGAAAAAATCAGTGCGGTTTATTTTAATTATGGAAGTTCATTAGGAAAGAAGTTTAATTTTTCTTTTGGCGCCCGAGGCGAATGGACAAGTTATAATTTGCATACTACTGCAAACGGGATTCAGGAATTCAAAAAAAGTTATGCCAACTTTTTCCCGAATGTGTTACTAAATATGGATGTTTCAGATGATTTGAAAGCGCATGTATCGTATGTTTCCAGAATAACAAGACCACGATATCAGGGTTTGAATCCGTTTGTTATTTATCAGGATCCGTTTACCACTATAGAAGGAAATCCTAATTTATTGCCCGAAAAAGTTCATGCTTTTGAAATTGGTGTGATGTACAAAAAGTTCGATTTTAGAATAGGATATTCCTATAAAATCGATCCAATTTCTGGAGCTGCTTTGCGTGGCGATACGCCTAACAGTTATATTTTGAGATCACTAAATATAGAAAAAGAACATACTTTTTTTACTTCGCTTTCAAGATCATTTACAAACAAATGGTGGAATTCAACAAATACAATTAGTATGAATTTAAGTAAATCGATCGATAATTTTTATGAATATGCTTTGGGTCCGGTCAAACCTCAAATCTATCTGTATTCGAATAATACATTTACCATTCCGAATCTTTTTAAAATACAATTATTAGCGTGGTATTTGGGCGATAAGAGTTACGGATTAAGAAGTGAAAATAGCAGGTCGACAGTTACTGTAGGAATCGAAAGAAACTTTTTTAAAGAGGCGCTAAAGCTCAATTTTACCGCAAATGATATCTTTCATGACTTTATGGTTTCCGGTAATTATGACGTAGGACAAACTGAAATCTATTATCACAGAACGTATACTACCAATTATTTTAAATTGATAGCCACTTATAGTTTTGGAAATTCAAAAAAGGCAACGTATAAAAAATCAGAAATTGAACAGAGTGAGAATAATAGGGCGAGATAG
- a CDS encoding helix-turn-helix domain-containing protein, giving the protein MNTSKELLFFFSALGVFNGIILGVYFFFFTKKKYLTNYFLGALLFALSIRIGKSVFVYFDDALPKMYLQFGLTACFFIGPCLYYFLKSATEEINIMPKSWKLTLLFWAILIITVGIIFPYEYYPKLWRGYFIKIIYFQWFVYIVFSCYTIKGIWAKIIKRKHKTTPAETWFGMIFLGNFLLFLFYFLALMGAPATTYISGAVVFSFILYLIISILLYRKKTDDLFLLNNQKYSGKKIELAEAAILSEKLENIMNVKSLYKNPNLSLQDVSQEMNISTHQLSQFLNNNLNKNFTSFVNEFRINEACKIITSNDKLTLESIGYDVGFNSKSTFFAAFKKHTGTTPLNYQLQALQA; this is encoded by the coding sequence ATGAATACCAGTAAAGAACTCTTATTCTTTTTTAGTGCTTTGGGAGTTTTCAACGGAATTATTCTGGGAGTTTATTTCTTCTTTTTTACAAAGAAAAAATACCTGACCAATTATTTCCTGGGAGCACTTTTGTTTGCACTAAGCATACGAATTGGGAAATCTGTATTTGTATATTTTGATGATGCTTTGCCAAAAATGTATTTGCAATTTGGGCTTACAGCTTGTTTTTTTATTGGTCCCTGTTTGTATTATTTTCTTAAATCGGCAACAGAGGAAATCAATATTATGCCAAAATCCTGGAAACTCACACTTTTATTCTGGGCGATACTTATTATTACTGTTGGAATTATATTTCCATATGAATATTACCCAAAACTCTGGCGCGGTTATTTTATAAAAATCATTTATTTTCAATGGTTTGTTTATATTGTTTTTTCATGTTATACGATCAAAGGTATATGGGCGAAAATCATAAAAAGAAAACACAAAACAACTCCGGCAGAAACGTGGTTTGGAATGATTTTTCTAGGCAATTTTCTTTTGTTTCTTTTTTATTTTCTTGCTTTAATGGGGGCTCCGGCTACTACTTATATCAGCGGTGCAGTAGTTTTTTCTTTTATTTTGTACCTAATTATTTCGATTCTTTTATACCGAAAAAAAACAGACGATTTATTTCTGCTAAATAATCAAAAGTATTCAGGCAAGAAAATAGAGTTAGCCGAAGCAGCAATTTTATCCGAAAAGCTGGAAAATATAATGAACGTAAAAAGCTTGTATAAAAATCCAAATTTAAGTTTACAGGATGTATCACAAGAGATGAATATTTCGACTCATCAATTATCACAGTTTTTAAACAACAACCTGAATAAGAATTTTACCAGTTTTGTGAATGAGTTCAGGATAAATGAAGCTTGCAAAATCATCACTTCAAATGATAAACTGACGTTAGAATCTATTGGTTATGATGTAGGTTTTAATTCTAAATCGACTTTTTTTGCAGCCTTTAAAAAACATACCGGAACTACACCGTTAAACTACCAACTTCAGGCTTTACAGGCTTAA
- a CDS encoding helix-turn-helix domain-containing protein, translated as MNIVVGKKLKILRKNKNMSQEEVADSLHISQSAYARMESGESSSWANHILTICKIFVIAPEELLKVDLNNKEVSSISNADQVSDQIIVQYEERIKELKKIIKDLKQNKKALKS; from the coding sequence ATGAATATTGTTGTAGGTAAAAAACTTAAAATACTTCGAAAAAATAAAAACATGTCACAAGAAGAAGTGGCAGACAGTCTTCATATATCTCAATCAGCATATGCCAGAATGGAAAGTGGCGAAAGCAGTTCGTGGGCAAATCATATTTTAACCATTTGTAAAATTTTTGTTATAGCTCCTGAAGAATTGCTGAAAGTAGATCTCAACAATAAAGAAGTATCCTCGATTAGCAATGCAGATCAGGTATCAGATCAAATAATTGTGCAATACGAAGAGCGTATCAAAGAATTGAAAAAAATAATTAAAGATTTGAAGCAGAATAAAAAAGCATTAAAGTCCTAA
- a CDS encoding DUF5808 domain-containing protein — translation MGNNNKPDQENHNEWNNDPDNWIWGIFYYNPKDNRLFPPKRIKEFGWTINFANPNSVFIALIIIAILLILGEHYTN, via the coding sequence ATGGGCAATAACAATAAACCTGATCAGGAAAACCATAACGAATGGAACAATGATCCCGATAACTGGATTTGGGGAATATTTTATTATAACCCAAAAGACAACAGATTATTTCCTCCCAAAAGAATCAAAGAATTTGGCTGGACGATTAATTTTGCCAATCCCAATTCTGTTTTTATAGCCTTGATTATAATTGCCATACTTCTTATTCTGGGGGAACATTACACTAATTAA